From a single Brassica napus cultivar Da-Ae chromosome C9, Da-Ae, whole genome shotgun sequence genomic region:
- the LOC125575327 gene encoding protein ZINC INDUCED FACILITATOR-LIKE 1 isoform X1: MAEEYAECLLENKFHENCPGCKVDQMKRLRRGFPFSELLTVWLIVLCTALPISSLFPFLYFMIGDFNIAKKEEDIGFYAGFVGCSFMLGRTLTSVIWGIVADRYGRKPVILIGTASVVIFNTLFGLSVNFWMAIITRFCLGSFNGLLGPIKAYAMETFRDEYQGLALSAVSTAWGIGLIIGPAMGGFLAQPAKQYPSLFSEESVFGKFPYLLPCLAISCFALLVTIISLRIPETLHNHKIDDDDDASSPDESCDASKLLSHDPESHKATERNEKSSLLKNWPLISSIIVYCIFSLHDMAYTEIFSLWANSPRKYGGLGYSSADVGSVLAFSGFGLLIFQLSLYSYAERLLGPTMVTRISGSLALVLLSTYPLIAKLSGLALTLALNCASVAKNVLATSAITGLFILQNRAVRQDQRGAANGIAMTAMSLFKAIGPAAAGIIYSWSEKRLDAAFLPGTQMVFFILNVVLALGVVMTFKPFLAQTQH; this comes from the exons ATGGCTGAAGAGTATGCAGAATGTTTGCTGGAGAATAAATTCCATGAGAACTGCCCTGGCTGCAAGGTTGACCAGATGAAGAGGCTTCGCCGTGGCTTCCCTTTCTCCGAGCTTCTCACCGTTTGGCTCATCGTCCTCTGCACCG CTCTGCCTATTTCCTCTCTTTTCCCATTTCTTTACTTTATG ATTGGTGATTTTAACATagcaaagaaagaagaggaCATTGGGTTCTATGCTGGATTTGTTG GTTGCTCTTTCATGCTCGGACGAACATTGACATCTGTCATCTGGGGCATTGTGGCTGACCGTTATGGAAGAAAACCTGTAATCCTCATAGGAACTGCTTCAGT GGTCATTTTCAACACTCTATTCGGCCTAAGTGTAAATTTCTGGATGGCCATCATCACAAGGTTTTGCCTAGGTAGTTTCAACGGTCTACTTGGTCCTATAAAG GCTTACGCAATGGAAACATTCCGTGATGAATATCAAGGTTTGGCACTCTCAGCG GTTAGTACAGCATGGGGCATTGGACTCATCATTGGTCCTGCTATGGGAGGCTTTCTTGCTCAG CCTGCAAAGCAATATCCAAGTTTATTCTCAGAGGAGTCGGTTTTTGGGAA GTTTCCCTACTTGTTGCCGTGCTTAGCAATATCTTGTTTTGCACTTTTGGTTACCATAATTTCATTAAGGATTCCG GAAACATTGCACAATCACaagattgatgatgatgatgatgcatcATCACCTGATGAGTCTTGTGATGCTTCCAAACTTTTGTCTCATGACCCTGAATCTCATAAAGCAACAGAGAGAAATGAGAAAAGCTCTCTTCTGAAGAACTGGCCACTAATCTCATCTATTATCGTCTACTGCATCTTTTCACTTCATGATATGGCTTACACAGAG ATCTTTTCATTGTGGGCAAACAGCCCCAGGAAATATGGAGGTTTGGGATACTCATCAGCCGATGTTGGTTCTGTTCTTGCATTTTCAG GGTTTGGTCTCCTTATCTTTCAGCTTTCGCTCTACTCTTACGCGGAGAGGCTCTTAGGACCAACCATGGTTACACGTATCTCTGGG AGTTTGGCATTAGTTCTCTTATCAACTTACCCTCTAATAGCAAAGCTATCTGGTTTAGCCCTTACCCTGGCGCTAAACTGTGCGTCTGTAGCAAAGAATGTTTTAGCA aCTTCTGCTATTACTGGTTTATTCATACTTCAAAACAGGGCCGTA AGACAAGACCAAAGAGGAGCAGCTAACGGGATTGCCATGACAGCAATGTCTCTTTTTAAAGCAATAGGTCCAGCAGCAGCAGGCATCAT TTATTCTTGGAGCGAGAAGCGTCTGGATGCTGCTTTTCTCCCTG GCACACAAATGGTTTTCTTTATCCTCAATGTGGTCTTGGCACTGGGAGTTGTAATGACGTTCAAACCATTTCTTGCTCAAACACAACATTAG
- the LOC125575327 gene encoding protein ZINC INDUCED FACILITATOR-LIKE 1 isoform X2, whose protein sequence is MLGRTLTSVIWGIVADRYGRKPVILIGTASVVIFNTLFGLSVNFWMAIITRFCLGSFNGLLGPIKAYAMETFRDEYQGLALSAVSTAWGIGLIIGPAMGGFLAQPAKQYPSLFSEESVFGKFPYLLPCLAISCFALLVTIISLRIPETLHNHKIDDDDDASSPDESCDASKLLSHDPESHKATERNEKSSLLKNWPLISSIIVYCIFSLHDMAYTEIFSLWANSPRKYGGLGYSSADVGSVLAFSGFGLLIFQLSLYSYAERLLGPTMVTRISGSLALVLLSTYPLIAKLSGLALTLALNCASVAKNVLATSAITGLFILQNRAVRQDQRGAANGIAMTAMSLFKAIGPAAAGIIYSWSEKRLDAAFLPGTQMVFFILNVVLALGVVMTFKPFLAQTQH, encoded by the exons ATGCTCGGACGAACATTGACATCTGTCATCTGGGGCATTGTGGCTGACCGTTATGGAAGAAAACCTGTAATCCTCATAGGAACTGCTTCAGT GGTCATTTTCAACACTCTATTCGGCCTAAGTGTAAATTTCTGGATGGCCATCATCACAAGGTTTTGCCTAGGTAGTTTCAACGGTCTACTTGGTCCTATAAAG GCTTACGCAATGGAAACATTCCGTGATGAATATCAAGGTTTGGCACTCTCAGCG GTTAGTACAGCATGGGGCATTGGACTCATCATTGGTCCTGCTATGGGAGGCTTTCTTGCTCAG CCTGCAAAGCAATATCCAAGTTTATTCTCAGAGGAGTCGGTTTTTGGGAA GTTTCCCTACTTGTTGCCGTGCTTAGCAATATCTTGTTTTGCACTTTTGGTTACCATAATTTCATTAAGGATTCCG GAAACATTGCACAATCACaagattgatgatgatgatgatgcatcATCACCTGATGAGTCTTGTGATGCTTCCAAACTTTTGTCTCATGACCCTGAATCTCATAAAGCAACAGAGAGAAATGAGAAAAGCTCTCTTCTGAAGAACTGGCCACTAATCTCATCTATTATCGTCTACTGCATCTTTTCACTTCATGATATGGCTTACACAGAG ATCTTTTCATTGTGGGCAAACAGCCCCAGGAAATATGGAGGTTTGGGATACTCATCAGCCGATGTTGGTTCTGTTCTTGCATTTTCAG GGTTTGGTCTCCTTATCTTTCAGCTTTCGCTCTACTCTTACGCGGAGAGGCTCTTAGGACCAACCATGGTTACACGTATCTCTGGG AGTTTGGCATTAGTTCTCTTATCAACTTACCCTCTAATAGCAAAGCTATCTGGTTTAGCCCTTACCCTGGCGCTAAACTGTGCGTCTGTAGCAAAGAATGTTTTAGCA aCTTCTGCTATTACTGGTTTATTCATACTTCAAAACAGGGCCGTA AGACAAGACCAAAGAGGAGCAGCTAACGGGATTGCCATGACAGCAATGTCTCTTTTTAAAGCAATAGGTCCAGCAGCAGCAGGCATCAT TTATTCTTGGAGCGAGAAGCGTCTGGATGCTGCTTTTCTCCCTG GCACACAAATGGTTTTCTTTATCCTCAATGTGGTCTTGGCACTGGGAGTTGTAATGACGTTCAAACCATTTCTTGCTCAAACACAACATTAG
- the LOC125592770 gene encoding uncharacterized protein LOC125592770, whose amino-acid sequence MEHTGKSSISTDRKTSEKTVDSSASVKPNGKSIDASVTVMKPNEKAAVSFANPMNPDAATALSSACVDQVMLFRDVSHGPREADSRYRLIHFWEARNPNTKTLIGQEMLLIDEEGTVIQGFVPAGRVGTFDLVAGSVYNLSNFFGSRSKDQYRVADHVATLVNGQRITDHMILDEVDIAEKRHLCVHVQTHDGPVMKLYLWDNAAADFCHKFKSYGSTPNVLLVTTVNPKHLGGTLALTSMSSSRVFMDVDVQPTRDYLEWLNSNSDIANRVAAELVTKPEIVTLEELFSYIKQDSSKVAWFECMATIDDVVQGSAWYYISCGGCNSKAVNGPTSLICNNKKCVKTEVTGVPQYLTRISVYDKSEQAVFVILGDAGKELTGADHCVPVPQALLDTIGQTRKFIVKVSDHNLTGKTQTITVTKILPPEAPLPSTVGVESGSSGSSGDTAGDRARKASEILEADEAKRPKSG is encoded by the exons ATGGAACACACCGGCAAATCTTCGATCTCCACCGACCGCAAGACCAGTGAGAAGACCGTCGACTCCTCCGCGTCTGTGAAACCAAACGGGAAGTCCATTGATGCCTCCGTGACTGTGATGAAACCTAACGAGAAGGCTGCTGTTTCATTTGCCAATCCGATGAACCCAGACGCTGCTACCGCTCTCTCCTCCGCGTGTGTCGACCAAGTGATGTTGTTCAGAGATGTTTCCCACGGCCCACGCGAAGCTGACTCGAGGTATCGTTTGATTCACTTCTGGGAGGCTCGCAATCCAAACACGAAAACCCTTATTGGACAAGAGATGCTCCTTATCGACGAAGAG GGTACCGTTATTCAGGGTTTTGTCCCAGCCGGACGTGTTGGGACATTTGATCTGGTAGCTGGTTCTGTGTATAACCTGAGCAACTTTTTCGGATCCAGAAGCAAAGATCAGTATCGGGTTGCTGATCATGTCGCCACC ctggtgaatggacAGAGAATCACGGACCATATGATTCTTGACGAAGTTGACATAGCAGAGAAGCGGCATTTATGTGTTCATGTTCAGACACATGA CGGACCGGTTATGAAGCTTTATCTGTGGGACAACGCTGCAGCCGACTTCTGCCATAAATTCAAGTCGTATGGAAGCACTCCAAACGTTCTTTTGGTCACCACTGTGAACCCAAAACATCTTGGAG GAACCCTTGCTCTCACTTCTATGTCATCGTCTCGGGTGTTTATGGATGTCGATGTTCAGCCTACTAGAGATTATCTTGAATG GTTGAATTCCAACTCTGATATTGCTAATAGGGTTGCTGCTGAGCTTGTCACTAAGCCTGAGATAGTGACTCTTGAAGAGCTATTCTCTTACATCAAGCAAGACTCTTCTAAG GTTGCTTGGTTTGAGTGCATGGCGACTATAGATGATGTTGTCCAGGGTTCTGCATGGTATTACATCTCCTGCGGTGGATGTAATAGCAAGGCGGTCAACGGACCTACTTCTCTGATTTGCAACAATAAGAAGTGTGTGAAGACTGAAGTCACAGGCGTACCTCA GTACCTCACGAGGATTTCTGTGTATGATAAGAGTGAACAAGCAGTTTTTGTCATTCTTGGTGATGCTGGCAAGGAGCTGACTG GAGCTGATCACTGCGTGCCTGTTCCGCAAGCTTTGCTTGATACAATAGGGCAAACACGCAAGTTCATTGTGAAGGTCTCGGATCATAATCTGACAGGTAAGACTCAGACTATAACTGTCACCAAGATACTCCCACCAGAAGCCCCGCTGCCGTCGACCGTAGGTGTCGAGTCTGGTTCTTCAGGAAGCTCTGGAGATACTGCAGGTGATAGGGCCAGAAAAGCCTCTGAGATCCTTGAGGCAGATGAAGCAAAACGTCCCAAGAGTGGCTAA